A single window of Drosophila suzukii chromosome 3, CBGP_Dsuzu_IsoJpt1.0, whole genome shotgun sequence DNA harbors:
- the LOC139353228 gene encoding LOW QUALITY PROTEIN: uncharacterized protein (The sequence of the model RefSeq protein was modified relative to this genomic sequence to represent the inferred CDS: inserted 2 bases in 1 codon; deleted 3 bases in 2 codons), translated as MRNHHRRPAKPGFRTQDQDPGHLTVTCLSXNAMQVPPTDPSGNRKPRAGLLQCIPSKAGRDKYLLTATNSGHQLRALIRALES; from the exons ATGCGAAACCATCATCGGAGGCCGGCAAAACCAGGATTCAGGACTCAGGACCAGGATCCAGGTCATCTAACTGTCACGTGCCTAAG CAACGCAATGCAGGTGCCACCGACAGATCCTTCGGGGAATAGAAAACCC AGAGCGGGTTTGCTGCAGTGCATCCCATCCAAAGCCGGGCGtgacaaatatttattaactGCCACA AACAGCGGGCATCAACTTAGGGCTTTGATCCGAGCATTAGAGagctaa
- the LOC118877273 gene encoding enolase-phosphatase E1 — translation MKLFLACIFIAAATAAVIPVEQARHRRDVSEIVNEYIPPAEEVGAELAQDPAALGEDGYRYKTVRRLKLRHRRDVSEIANEYLPPTEDVATEAPIEEAPVEEASQDSAVLAADGYQYKTVRRLKYRQRRDVSEIANEYLPPTEEVVADAPVEEVPIEEASQDSAVLSTDGYKYKTVRRLKLRHRRDVSEIANEYLPPTEDVATEAPIEEAPVEAASQDSAVLAADGYQYKTVRRLKYRQRRDVSEIANDYLPPTEEVVADAPIEEAPVEEASQDSAVLSADGYKYKTVRRLKYRQRRDVSEIANEYLPPTEDVATEAPIEEAPVEEASQDSAVLAADGYQYKTVRRLKYRQRRDVSEIANEYLPPTEEVVADAPVEEVPIEEASQDSAVLSADGYKYKTVRRLKYRQRRDVSEIANEYLPPTEEVVADAPVEEVPIEEASQDSAVLSADGYKYKTVRRLKYRQRRDVSEIANEYLPPTEDVATEAPIEEAPVEAASQDSAVLAADGYQYKTVRRLKYRQRRDVSEIANEYLPPSEEVVTEAPLEEAPVEEASQDSAVLAADGYQYKTVRRLKYRQRRDVSEIANEYLPPSEEVVADAPVEEVPIEEASQDSAVLSADGYKYKTVRRLKYRQRRDVSEIANEYLPPTEDVATEAPIEEVPVEAASQDSAVLAADGYQYKTVRRLKYRQRRDVSEIANEYLPPSEEVVTEAPLEEAPVEEASQDSAVLAADGYQYKTVRRLKYRQRRDVSEIAGDYLPPAEEEVVADAPVEEVSQDSAVLGDEGYRYKTVRRLKLRHRRAL, via the exons ATG AAACTTTTCTTAGCGTGCATCTTTATTGCCGCCGCGACGGCTGCAGTGATTCCTGTCGAACAAGCCAGGCACCGTCGTGACGTCTCCGAGATCGTGAACGAGTACATCCCGCCGGCGGAGGAAGTTGGTGCCGAGCTGGCCCAAGACCCCGCCGCCCTGGGAGAAGATGGATACCGCTACAAGACCGTGCGCCGCCTGAAACTCCGTCATCGTCGTGATGTTTCCGAGATCGCCAACGAGTACCTGCCCCCCACTGAGGATGTTGCCACTGAAGCCCCCATTGAGGAAGCCCCAGTTGAGGAAGCTTCTCAGGATTCCGCTGTTCTTGCTGCCGATGGATACCAGTACAAGACCGTGCGTCGTCTTAAGTACCGCCAGCGCCGCGATGTTTCCGAGATTGCCAACGAATACCTGCCCCCTACCGAAGAGGTGGTTGCTGATGCCCCAGTTGAGGAGGTTCCCATTGAGGAAGCCAGCCAGGATTCCGCTGTTCTTTCTACTGATGGATACAAGTACAAGACTGTCCGTCGCCTGAAGCTCCGCCATCGTCGTGATGTTTCCGAGATCGCCAACGAGTACCTGCCTCCTACTGAGGATGTTGCTACCGAAGCTCCCATTGAGGAAGCTCCAGTCGAGGCTGCTTCTCAGGATTCCGCTGTCCTGGCCGCTGATGGTTATCAGTACAAGACTGTGCGTCGCCTTAAGTACAGACAGCGCCGCGATGTCTCCGAGATTGCCAACGATTATCTGCCCCCAACTGAGGAGGTTGTTGCCGATGCCCCAATTGAGGAGGCTCCAGTTGAGGAAGCTAGCCAGGATTCTGCTGTCCTTTCCGCAGATGGATACAAATATAAGACTGTCCGTCGCCTGAAGTACCGTCAACGTCGGGATGTTTCCGAAATCGCCAATGAGTACCTGCCCCCCACTGAGGATGTTGCCACTGAAGCCCCCATTGAGGAAGCCCCAGTTGAAGAAGCTTCTCAGGATTCCGCTGTTCTGGCCGCCGATGGTTACCAGTACAAAACCGTGCGTCGCCTGAAGTATCGCCAGCGTCGGGACGTTTCCGAGATTGCCAACGAATACCTGCCCCCTACCGAAGAGGTTGTTGCTGATGCCCCAGTTGAGGAGGTTCCCATTGAGGAAGCTAGCCAGGATTCTGCTGTCCTTTCCGCTGATGGATACAAGTACAAGACTGTCCGCCGTCTTAAGTACCGTCAGCGTCGTGATGTTTCCGAGATTGCCAACGAATACCTGCCCCCCACCGAAGAGGTTGTTGCTGATGCCCCAGTTGAGGAGGTTCCCATTGAGGAAGCTAGCCAAGATTCTGCTGTCCTTTCCGCTGATGGATACAAGTACAAGACTGTCCGTCGCCTGAAGTACCGTCAACGTCGGGATGTTTCCGAAATCGCCAATGAGTACCTGCCCCCCACTGAGGATGTTGCTACCGAAGCCCCCATTGAGGAAGCTCCAGTCGAAGCTGCTTCTCAGGATTCCGCTGTCCTTGCTGCCGATGGATACCAATACAAGACCGTGCGTCGTCTTAAGTACCGTCAACGTCGTGACGTTTCCGAGATCGCCAACGAATACTTGCCCCCTTCCGAGGAGGTCGTTACTGAGGCTCCTCTGGAGGAGGCTCCTGTTGAGGAAGCTTCCCAAGACTCCGCTGTTTTGGCCGCCGATGGATACCAATACAAGACCGTGCGTCGCCTGAAGTACCGCCAGCGCCGCGATGTTTCCGAGATTGCCAACGAATACCTGCCCCCATCTGAGGAGGTTGTTGCCGATGCCCCAGTTGAGGAGGTTCCAATTGAGGAAGCTAGCCAGGACTCTGCTGTTCTTTCCGCTGATGGATATAAGTACAAGACTGTCCGCCGCCTGAAGTACCGTCAACGTCGTGATGTTTCTGAGATCGCCAACGAATATCTGCCTCCTACTGAGGATGTTGCTACCGAAGCCCCCATTGAGGAAGTTCCAGTCGAGGCTGCTTCTCAGGATTCCGCTGTTCTTGCTGCCGATGGATACCAGTACAAGACCGTGCGCCGTCTTAAGTACCGCCAGCGCCGGGATGTTTCCGAGATCGCCAACGAATACCTGCCCCCTTCCGAGGAGGTCGTCACCGAGGCTCCTCTGGAGGAGGCTCCTGTTGAGGAAGCTTCTCAGGACTCCGCTGTCCTGGCTGCCGATGGCTACCAGTACAAGACCGTGCGTCGCCTGAAGTACCGCCAGCGCCGCGATGTCTCCGAGATTGCCGGCGACTACCTGCCCCCCGCCGAGGAGGAGGTGGTGGCTGATGCGCCCGTCGAGGAAGTGTCCCAGGACTCCGCTGTCCTCGGGGACGAGGGCTACCGGTACAAGACTGTGCGCCGCCTGAAGCTGCGTCATCGCCGTGCCCTGTAA